A genome region from Populus alba chromosome 5, ASM523922v2, whole genome shotgun sequence includes the following:
- the LOC118029361 gene encoding O-fucosyltransferase 10 — MAINTIMKNKPYNVVSSEGSGGDGNPPSSPPSPWRQTNGFSQCRRRLRSKVPLQYFRKDSLAAGIFGRRNIQFLLLLFFLYFSGLMMCVGRFSNFLRHSREPIAIYKSHLLLEKFWHDIETDNSTALELSSVWQFKRRMRVQKPCPVSTDRRHLGSVGVSSDPTGYLIVEANGGLNQQRSAICNAVAVAGILNAVLVIPSFGYNSVWKDPSEFRDIYDEDHFIATLEGYVKVVKELPNELISRYDHNITNIPHLRVEAWAPAKHYLGKVYPVLQEHGVIRIAPFANRLAMNVPSHIQLLRCITNYRALRFSSPITTLAQKLLNRMIERSAMTGGKYVSVHLRFEEDMVAFSCCLYDGGDAEKFEMDSFREKGWKGKFKKRDLDFVAGRNRIDGKCPLTPLEVGMMLRGMGFDNNTSIYLASGKLYKAEQNLAPLLKMFPLLYTKESLATSDELAPFQGYSSRLAALDYTVCLFSEVFVTTQGGNFPHFLMGHRRFLFNGHAKTIKPDKRMLVGLLENLTISWKDFKDDMDAMLLESDRKGMMIPRVRKFNRKNSIYTFPLPECDCLQSHDSSRELNHTLNALEPPR, encoded by the exons aTGGCTATAAAcactataatgaaaaataaacctTACAATGTTGTCAGTAGCGAGGGAAGCGGTGGAGACGGAAATCCTCCTAGTTCACCACCATCGCCATGGCGCCAGACAAACGGTTTCTCTCAATGTCGTCGGCGGCTCCGCTCGAAGGTTCCCTTACAGTATTTCCGCAAAGACAGCTTAGCTGCCGGGATTTTTGGCCGGCGGAACATACAGTTCCTGCTGCTTCTGTTCTTTCTCTACTTTTCTGGCTTGATGATGTGCGTGGGCCGGTTCTCCAATTTCTTGCGTCACTCTCGTGAGCCTATTGCGATCTATAAAAGCCATCTATTGTTAGAGAAGTTTTGGCATGATATCGAGACTGACAATTCTACTGCTCTTGAG TTATCTTCTGTTTGGCAATTCAAAAGGAGAATGAGAGTGCAGAAACCTTGTCCCGTGTCAACTGATAGACGGCATTTGGGCTCAGTTGGAG TGTCATCTGACCCAACCGGTTACTTAATCGTGGAGGCAAATGGCGGTCTGAACCAACAACGCTCTGCG ATCTGCAATGCAGTTGCCGTAGCTGGAATTTTGAATGCAGTGCTGGTCATCCCTAGTTTTGGTTACAACAGTGTCTGGAAGGATCCAAG CGAGTTCAGAGACATTTATGATGAAGATCATTTTATAGCCACTCTTGAGGGTTATGTGAAAGTGGTTAAAGAGTTGCCTAATGAATTGATATCAAGATATGACCACAATATTACTAATATTCCACACCTCCGTGTTGAAGCATGGGCTCCTGCTAAACATTATTTAGGAAAAGTTTATCCTGTCCTGCAGGAGCATGG GGTCATCCGCATTGCACCCTTTGCCAATAGATTGGCGATGAATGTCCCATCTCATATTCAATTGCTCAGGTGCATAACAAATTATAGAGCATTGAGGTTCTCTTCTCCTATAACAACACTAGCACAGAAATTACTAAACCGAATGATTGAGAGGAGCGCAATGACTGGTGGAAAATATGTTTCTGTTCACCTTCGATTCGAGGAG GACATGGTGGCCTTCTCATGCTGTTTGTATGATGGAGGAGATGCTGAAAAGTTTGAAATGGATTCATTTCGTGAAAAAGGGTGGAAAGGgaagtttaaaaaaagagatCTTGACTTTGTAGCTGGTCGTAATCGTATTGATGGAAAATGCCCTCTGACCCCATTGGAG GTAGGGATGATGCTGCGTGGCATGGGATTTGATAACAACACTTCAATTTATTTAGCCTCAGGGAAACTTTACAAAGCAGAACAAAATTTAGCTCCTTTGTTGAAGATGTTTCCCCTTCTTTACACCAAGGAATCTCTTGCAACCTCTGACGAACTTGCTCCATTTCAG GGCTATTCTTCAAGGCTAGCAGCTTTGGACTACACTGTATGTTTGTTCAGTGAGGTTTTCGTGACAACTCAAGGAGGAAACTTCCCACATTTTCTGATGGGTCACCGTAGATTCCTTTTTAACGGGCATGCGAAGACCATTAAACCCGATAAACGCATGCTTGTTGGCCTGCTAGAAAACTTGACAATCAG CTGGAAGGACTTCAAGGATGATATGGATGCAATGCTCCTTGAAAGCGATCGCAAGGGAATGATGATTCCAAGAGTAAGAAAATTCAACAGAAAAAATTCAATCTACACATTCCCCTTGCCAGAATGTGACTGTCTCCAATCACACGACTCCTCACGTGAGCTAAACCATACTCTTAATGCTCTTGAACCCCCAAGATGA